In the Arachis stenosperma cultivar V10309 chromosome 8, arast.V10309.gnm1.PFL2, whole genome shotgun sequence genome, cctttcctgtaatcataagctctaccttagagccacaggaagagaaagcactaattcaagtgctaaagacacacaagacagctcttgggtggtctatcagtgatcttaagggcattagcccagccagatgcatgcacaagatcttattggagggtgacgctaagccagtggttcaaccacaaaggcggttgaatccagccatgaaggaggtggtgcagaaggaggtcactaaattactagaggttgagattatttatcctatttctgatagcccctgggtaagccatgtccaagtcgtccctaagaagggtggcatgacagtggttcataatgaaaaaaatgaactggttcctacaagaacagttacagggtggcgtatgtgtattgattatagaaggctcaatacagctaccagaaaggatcattttcctttaccatccatagaccagatgctagaaagactagcaggtcatgaatactactgcttccttgatggatattcaggttataatcaaattgcagtagatccccaagatcaagagaaaacagcattcacatatccatctggagtatttgcatatagaaggatgccatttggtctgtgtaatgcacctgcaacctttcgaAGGTGCATGCTCTTAATTTTCTCtaatatggtggaaaaatttctggaagtcttcatggatgacttttcagtatttagagactcattcagctcctgtcttgaccatctagcacttgttctaaagaggtgccaagagactaacctggttttaaactgggagaaatgtcactttatggtgactgaaggaattgtccttgggcacaaaatttcgaacaagggaatagaagtggatcaagctaaggtagaggtaattgaaaaattaccaccaccagccaatgttaaggcaatcaaaagctttctggggcatgcaggattctataggaggtttataaaggatttttcaaaaattgccaaacctctaagtaatctgctagctgctgacacgccatttatctttgataaggagtgtctgcaggcgtttgagactctgaaagctaagctggtcacagcaccagtcatctctgcactaGACTGGACATTATcttttgaattaatgtgtgatgccagtgaccatgccattggtgcagtgttgggacaaaggcatgacaagcttttgcacgtcatttattatgtcagtcgtgttctaaatgacgcacagaagaactacacaaccacagaaaaagtgctacttgcagtggtttatgccattgacaagtttagatcctatttagtaggatcaaaagtgattgtgtacactgaccatgctgctcttaaatatctactcacaaagcaggattcaaaacccagactcatcagatgggtgttccttctgcaagagtttgatatagaaataagagacagaaaagggacagagaaccaagtagcagatcacctgtcccgaatagaaccaatagaaggggcgtccctccctcttattgagatctctgaaaacttttcggatgagcaactctttgccatccaggaagtgccatggttagcagacattgcaaactacaaggcagtgaggttcatacctaaagagtacagtaggcaacaatcaaagaaattgatcacagatgcaaagtactatcgttgggatgaaccatatctcttcaagagatgtgcagacagagtaatccgtagatgtgtgcctaaagaagaagcacagaagattctCTGGCACtaccatggatcacagtatggaggacattttggaagtgagcgaacagccacaagagtcctccaatgcggcttctactggcctactctctataaagactcccgagtgtttgtacttaactgtgacagttgccaaagatctggcaatctgcctcacagttatgccatgcctcaacaagggatcttggagattgagttgtttgatgtatggggtattgacttcatggggcctttcccaccatcatactcaaacacttatattctggtggcagtggattatgcatccaaatgggtagaagctattgcaacacccactaatgacactaagacagtgctaaaattcctccagaaacacatcttcagcagatttggtacccttAGAGTAttgatcagtgatgggggcactcatttctgtaataaacagctttactctgctttggtttgttatggagttagccatagggtagccactccatgtcatccacagacaaatgggcaagctgaagtctctaacagagaacttaaaagaatcctggaacggactataattaaccgtagaagggattgggcaagaagcttggatgatgctctctggacatacagaacagcattcaagactcccataggaacttctccataccagcttgtgtatgaaaaagcctgtcacttgccagtggaactggaacataaggcctactgggcaaccaagttcctaaaccttgatgccaagttagctggagaaaaacgtttgctccagttgaatgagctagaggaattcagactcaatgctttcgaaaatgcaaaaatttacaaggagaaagcaaaaagatggcatgataagaaactgtcatccagagtctttgaggcaggacagaaagttctgctatttaattctaggctcagattatttcccgggaaattgaaatcccggtggagaggaccatatgtgattacaagtgtgtcaccatatggatacgtagagctttaGGATAATGATTCCAAGAAAAAgtttattgttaatggacagagagtcaaacattatcttgaaagcaattttgagcaagaatgctcaaaactgagacttaattaaagctcagtaacagtccagctaaagacaataaagaagcgcttgctgggaggcaacccagccatttacaaagtttatttgttaattaattgatttttacaggtatatgtcaattatcttcaaggtaaaatagcaattgcttgagttcacagagttatagaaggattcaaaggataaaaacagcaaaaagaagctcactggtgcgaaaacaccagtaagagctgttttgggcgttcaacgccagaaagaagcatcttctgggcgttgaacgccagaaagaagcaccttctgggcgttgaacgccagatttacagcgtcctgggcattcataaaaatgcccagtgacaaaggagttcctggcgttcaacgccagaaagaagcaacagctgggcgttgaacgcccaggagaagctgcacatgggcgttaaacgcccaaaacatgcagcgtttgggcgtttaacgccaggatggtggggaggaggtaaattcgttttttcttcataatttttttaattttctacatttcaattcatgatttcttgcataaacatgttacaaattctcatcctttaattccaaaaattttaatcctaatttctaaaaacttttttttcaaaaatatcaaatgtatcttaatccataaacacaaatctttttctaatccaATCCAATAAAGTTGACCCAGGCTAAAAATATATTAGTACTGTAGAAAAAGGAAATACCAATGACACTGTATGTAATTTTTGtgaaaaaattatgaaagaagGCATCACACTAGTAAAAGAGCACTTTATAATCAAGCCTGGAAACATTGTTGAATGTAAAATGGTCCCAAAAGATGTTATTGCTGAATTATGGAAATATTACAATCAGAAAAAGAATCGAAGAAAACAAACTGCCACACCGGAAAGCACCGAAGAACAAAGTGTCAATGCTAGGAAACTTGACTTAGAGAGTTTGGGGTTCGGATTGTCGAaggaagatgctcaagggattgATAAACCTCATAATCCAGCTCCAATGGCAGCAGCTAGAGGGGGTGCAACTAGCATGAGAGGTCCAACGGACTTGTTTGTTAGAAGACCTGAAACTGCCATTGCAAGGAACAAATGAGAGAAATTGAGGCTGCAAAACATCAAGGAAGTATGTAATAAGGAAGTAGTTCATAGAGTTCATCGATATATAGCACGGTGGTTCTACCAAGCTGGGATTCCATTGAACCCAGTAAAGTTGAAGAGTTTTCAAGAAATGTTTTGGGCTATTGGAAGCTTTGGTCCCAATTTACCTGCTCCCAGTTATCATACTCTAAGAGTTCCACTACTTAATGAGGAGTTGAAATACACCAAAGGATTGTTGAAGGGTCATAAAGAACAATTGGAAAAGTATGGTTGCTTTATTATGTCAGATGCTTGGACAGATAAAGGAAAATTAGCATTATTAATTTTCTTATAAACTCTCCAGCTGGGACAATGTTTTTGAAGTCTATTGATGCTTCTGATTATGTGAAGATTGGTCAGAAATTATTTGAGCTTCTTGATGATGTTGTGGAGAAAATTGGTGAGCACAACGTTGTTCAAGTTGTAACTGATAATGGGAGCAATTATATTCTTGTCGGTAAGTTGCAGACCAAATTTGTTTAGGACCCCTTGTGCTGCCTACTGTTTGGATTTGATGCTTGAGGACATTGGGAAGTTACCATTAATTCAAAAAACCATAAAAAGGCCATTTCTTTGGTTAGCTTCACTTATAGTCACTCTAGCACGTTAGCTATGTTGAGACACTTCACAAATGATAAGGAGTTGGTAAGGCATGCAGTCACCCAATTTTTCACGTCATTTCTCTCTTTGGAAAGGCTTTATTAGAAGAAAGGAAATATGAGAAGAATGTTCACCTCGGATGAATGGGCAAAGAATAAGTTGTCAAAGGAGAAAAAGGGGAAGGAGGTAACAAAGATTGTTATCATGTCCTTCTTTTGGAATCATGTCAAGTACACCCTTAAGATCATGGGCTCTCTTGTTCGGATACTTAGACTTGTTGATAGGGAGAAGAAGTCACCAATGAGATATATTTATGAAGCAATGGAGAAGGCAAAGGAATGCATCATGAAAACATTTCTTAATGATGAGAGCAAGTACTTCGTCAGCTAGCTCTAAATCCCGAGTTATTTTATGACAACCCTCGGATTGAGCTGGATTCAGAAGTTACAAAGGGGTGGTTTGAGTGCATCACTAGATTGGTGCCAAGTCAAGCTGTGCAAAAGAAAATATTGGAAGAGCAAGCACTATACAAGGCCGGCTATGGACTTTTTGGATCAGATTTTGCAAAATCTCAAAGAAAAAAGATTTCACTCGGTAAGATTGTTATAAATTTTACAAAACTTTATAAATTTAGTTCAATTAAAAGCTTAgacaaatttattttaattttatagcaTTTTGGTGGCGGACATATGGGCATGAAGCTCCAAACATGCGAGACCTTGCTATCAAGATCTTGAGCTTGACTTGTAGTGTTTTGGGATGTGAGCACAATTAGAGTATATTTGAGCATATTCATACTAAGAAAAGAAATAGGCTTGATCATGAAAGGATGGAGAGTTTGGTCTTCATAAAGTATAACCAACAACTCATCGAGAGGTACAACCTTAAAGATGAAGTTGACCCTATTGCACTCAATGACATTGATGAGTGTAATGAGTGGTTAATGGGAGAAATTGGAACTACCACCTTTCGAGATGATGATAATGTGGATGATGATGCTGATTTGGTTCATCAAAATGATAACACTTTGAGTTAGAACCTTGTGTTTGAAGCAACGGAAGGACATGAGCCTACGACAAATACTAGAAGacaacaaaatagaaaaagaaaagaacctGCAACTGCAAGAGGTGGTGCAAAGAGTAGACCAAGTGGGTCTAAGGCTtcaaaaaaaggaaaaggaaaggcAGTAATTgtggaagaggaagaagaaccagaatatgaagatgaagaggattctgaaaatgaagaagaacaagaagaggagATTGAATTCATTGATATCGAATAAGAGGATGATGAGAGGGCAAAGGGACACGATAATAATCGTGTTAATTTGGATGAATTTTATGAGAGTTAGAATGTAGATGgtttataatttttatgttttatgtctTCTATTTTATGGCTTGCTTATGACTTTTGAATTATGATTTGAACTTGATGTTGTTTATTTGCTAAAATTTGCTACTATATTTGCTATATTAATTGGATGTTTTAAGATTACAAAATTTCTTATATAGATAGATTTTAtagtttattatatttacaatttttctgcatgttcttttgtacagatatgtgtattttttagataatcCGCAATTTTCGTCATTTTTCGCAACGTCATCCGCTATAACTTTATGGCGGATTTTTTGCTCATCGCCATGAACTACCATTCGCAATAAAAACTATGATTAACCTACTAATTTAACTTAACTAATCTGCCACTGATACATAATGCCTAAtatattgaaaaagaaaaacagaaataccGAGTCAAAACGACAAAAGCAAATATTTTGGCAACACTTCTAGAAAATtaccaaaaaagaaaagaaaaattttctAATCCCTGATTCTACAACCAATCTCAAAAACAATAACTAATAGCAACCTTAGCAAACATTTTAACGAAGTCATTACAGaaaataacaatttaaaatCATCATGAATTAGTCCTCAAAAAACAGCTAAGGAAAGGATTAGCACTGGCACTGGTCAGCGAGACCAGTATATATGATCATAACAGAATCAATTTGGTTAAGAAGAAGATAAGTTAGGAgaactaaaatatatatacattatggtctcagaaaatccacttcccAGTTGAGAAGAACATTGAATCAAGCTTAAGGAAACAAAGTTGTGGAGACTTCCCTAATGATAGATCCAGTTGCAAGGTCACATATATAATATGAGAAATACTAAAAGGCCATcagaatttgttgtttttagcCATCAGTTAGCCATTAATATTGAAAAGTATGAAATAAAATGTTCTTGGATTACTAAACTAAATGAATTGAGTTGATGGCTAAgtgatgataaaaaataataaattttgatgccCCTAGCATTTCTCATATAATATATCTACATAACTTGGCTGCTACGACAAAGTAAGAACCTCTATAACCTCAGTACTAACCTACTACTATATCAAGGATAAAATCACCGACAATATATATTACATAGTACGAATGGAAGTGGATATTACACACATTATCTCTGTTAGCATAGACTATAACTTACAAAAATATCATAACATCTCACTCCATTTGGTTCCATGTCACCATGTGTCAATCGCACACAGTCTTGAGCCTCTTTGCAGCTTGAACAAATCCCACAATGACCTGCAACTCGTCCATTTGCTTCACAAGAAAAAACCACAACGTTAGGACCCCAGTAATTGCCAAATACTCGTTCAAGTACTACATCAAACTTCTGGAAGATTAAGCATATACGGTGCATTCACATTTGAATGCAACGGTCCAGTTAAGAGAAACATAACCTCAAGCCCGTTAGTTATATATTTAACCACAGCTTATTTGTctaacatatttttatattttactatttaacTTCACAACAAATTTGTATATTTCTTATGGTTGAGATTCATCCAGTTAAGAAACTCCAGGCGATTTAGGTCCATGCAGAGTTCACTACAAAAAAACACCATCTTTGGAACAGAGTCATATTCCAATAATTACCAATGAAACAACATTTCACTGATGATTAGCAAGAGAAAAATGATTCAATCACGAAATATTTTAGGTACCTGTGACATGAAATGCCTCTGAACAACGTCTACCAGCTGCTCTTTTGATGGGTTTGGGACGGCATCCACCTAATCCATTTTAGGAGTAAGTATACACGAGACACACTTCCAACCGCATCTTTTGCCGGGAAATTGTAACCAAAACATGTAGAGTTAGGAATTTACCAGATTAAAATGTCGCCAATATCTCCACAATGCAGCCATCTCCAGCTTACTTAAATAAACCTTCtaaagagaaataaataataaaataagagatagataatgttaataaaaatattaacgaATAATGAAATTTTACCGTGCGAAGTTGGTGGGATATAAATtatgaataagaaacagtaaaGTACCGTGGACCCATTCGGCGTAGAAGCAGAAGAACCCTTAGACAGTGAATCACCAGACAAGGACCTACTCATAGTCTTATGTGATGATCCCAATGATCTATGCATTCTGTGCCTCGATTTATGGGACTTACGTCTGTCGTCGGATGCTGATAAATCAAAGAATGCACAAATAAAGATCAGAAATTGCGGTGGGGTCAAAAAATTAAAGACACTAGAAATTTAGAAATAACTAAAAGCAAAAGGAAAAGCCACAATGGATCAAATGTTACCAAACTCCATCACTTTCTAAGCCCACGACAAGGAGCCGAAACAAGAATTAAtgtaattaacaaataaaatatcaaagcCTTCCAATATGTCTATCGAGAGTGCTGGTTGTACGCGTGTAAGTAGGAATTACACAAGCATATTACATTACATTTATAGGAGAAGAATCTTACGAAAttggaattgatttgatttagaaatcaaaTCTTTTGTTTAGAATAGATAACTAAACTCAAATTCCTTAATTTTTTGAAAGGATTTAGTTGAAATTGAAATAATTTAATGTCTTAAAATATTAAgaaatatttttacaatttaAGTATTAATATCACTCTGGCTGCCTGGGCAGGTGCTAGGCAGACCAAACCGACCACACCTGCCGCCCAAGTCAGCCGACAGGGAGGATCGGGCCAACCGTGCTAGTAACTGCGGTGGTATTTGAAAACTTCCGTGACAAATAAAAGTTaacaatataaaattatatcattatatcatttttaaattaaatcaattcTTATTCTACATCATTAATTTCAAACACAATAATTCATTTCCAATTCAATTCATTTCCAATTTCAATTCATTTCATTGCAAATcgaatccaaaaatattttttccaaacACACTATATAAGGATATATACTTATTTGAGAGTTTTTATTAAGTTAGCCTCATAATTGAAAACACAATCCTAGTACATGCAGGCTGCAGCATGCAAAACATGCAGTAGCTGCGAATGTAAACTTACCCATATCTGATCCATTCCAGGACAAGTTTTCAAATTCAAGGTCATTATCTTCCTCATTGCCAGTGGGTGCTTCAATCACACTAAGAGCATTCCGCTGTAGCTTCACTTCAATGCCATTTGTAAGAACCTGCATCCGTATACACCAAGCACAAAATAACTACTAGCCTTTTGGATGGTCACATAAGCAACTTTGGAATTCAAATTTCCAAAAATAGCACCGCAAATACGAGTTAGGCAGAAAAAAGTGAACTGTTTACATGATATAATAATATGAAAAAGTgattaataaataaagaaagaaagaaagaaagaaagaaaatgaagcattttattttattttataaatatgtCACTTATTCTGATCCAAATAAGATAAATATATACATCTTAATTATCCACAACGAAGGAGTTCTAGATCatgattaataaatatattatttactatttttttttccctatgggaaagaaaaaaagagaccGCACAATCAGAATTCAGAGACATGCATGAACCTTTTATGAGCTAGGTATTATTTTTCCCttcccccccaaaaaaaaaaaaagggaaaaacaaCAGGGGAAAAAGTCCCAAACAATTTATCCCCTTTGGACTGAGAAAAATCTAGCATGGAATAGTATGAATCTAATTAGGAAGTAGTACAGGAAGGATGAAAAGTACTCAATTCGAAGCTAAGACCTCAAATGCAATACCAAAACTAAAGCAATGATCATTTAATTCCCCTCCTTCCATGAATAAAACCAAAGAAAACACTCAATGAACAACTGATCCCAACAGAACACCTCAAAATACATCAGATCCAGCAATGAAATAAAGCATGCAATAAACAACCACAGCTAATTATCAGAAATTGTAACTCAAAAGCAATACAAAAGGAATAATTATATTCAAGCAGCAACCTTTAGAAGCCAATAATAGTTGGAAGATCTCAATTGAAAAATATGTGCATGCGCTTAAAtgattctgattaagaattcATGCTGTagggtttaaaaaatatgtaaaccTCATTGTACATATTTCAATGAGATAGGCACCAGAAAATCAATAGCAGATTAAGAgcaataatttaatttgatcACATATTAAAGTGGTGGCCAAATAGCAATCAAATTATGAACAACAAAATTGATTGACACAAGACAttaataagaaagaaaaatgaaaacgATAAACAATGCAAAGATAAACCAGGTTAGTAACTCAAATTTAGAACCAGGCAATTGCGAATAGCAATAACCGTAACCATTGGTGAAGAGAATTTACCAGCCAATGCCAACCGCCTAGTCCAACGGCCTTCTTGACCACGCCTTGGAGACCAATGAGCACCGATTTCGTGCGGTTATTTCCGGTAACCACCACTTTCGTGTGACGAGGAAGCACCGAGAGCTCCTCCTCACTGCTATCTCCATAGCTCTGTAACTGCGGGACGCCTCCGTTCATGGAACTTTCCATTGcttcaagcattttttttttctttcacttTCAACTAAAACAACCAATTCAGCCAGTTAACGGAAAATAAAATTGGACGAAACGAGCAAAATGAGAGGGAATGCTCCAaaatcaaatatcaaaattaCATTCGTACGGAAGATCGTGCGTTCCTGATGATTAGTGTGGGAATTTCAGCAGCAGAGGAGAGAGGATAGAGGAGAAATTTGGAAAATTCTGCAGAGAGAAAAACACAggtaaaaactaaaaacacacACAGAGGGAAGAGTGTGACTGATATTGTTTATTGGCTGTGTTGGAATGAATTCCAACGAGACGAAATGTTCCAATGAGAGCATGCCACGTCAGTACGGGAGGGTGGGCTCTTTAATCATGCGCTTGGAGGGAGCTGAGTTTACGCATGACCAACAAATACCAATACCACTTGCGGGTTTTGCTTTTCTCTAGTTACTGTTACTCCCTCCGCCTCAATATCTCAATTACCTTTCTCTCCCCCAAATTTGTCTCCCTACTACTGCGactattatttgttttattttatcctTATCCTAATCTTAATATACAAAACAAGAATGTATCCCACGTGAGAGTTTATAAATTCACAAGGATGTGATAATCTTTTGTTAAATTTGAAATGATTATAGTTATGGACGGGGTAAATTTTGTGTAGATATACACAAGACTCAACACTCAACAGTCAAGAACCTTGTGTACATAGTACTACATGCCAATTAAGAGGGTTGCTTGCTAGTGAAGGATTGTTTGTCCTTTATTAACATGAAGGACTTGAATGATATTGACACGtcaaaaatttgaattattaCTACCATCAAGTTGTGATTTAGTACGGCAATAATGTGTGGTGTGTGATGAACCTACAgttacaaagaaaaaaaagcacaGAAGTAGAAAATAGAGTGACTGGAATGGACGTATGtgaatcaaaaggaaaaaaagagagagatgcA is a window encoding:
- the LOC130944985 gene encoding uncharacterized protein LOC130944985 isoform X1, translated to MLEAMESSMNGGVPQLQSYGDSSEEELSVLPRHTKVVVTGNNRTKSVLIGLQGVVKKAVGLGGWHWLVLTNGIEVKLQRNALSVIEAPTGNEEDNDLEFENLSWNGSDMASDDRRKSHKSRHRMHRSLGSSHKTMSRSLSGDSLSKGSSASTPNGSTKVYLSKLEMAALWRYWRHFNLVDAVPNPSKEQLVDVVQRHFMSQQMDELQVIVGFVQAAKRLKTVCD
- the LOC130944985 gene encoding uncharacterized protein LOC130944985 isoform X2 produces the protein MLEAMESSMNGGVPQLQSYGDSSEEELSVLPRHTKVVVTGNNRTKSVLIGLQGVVKKAVGLGGWHWLVLTNGIEVKLQRNALSVIEAPTGNEEDNDLEFENLSWNGSDMASDDRRKSHKSRHRMHRSLGSSHKTMSRSLSGDSLSKGSSASTPNGSTVYLSKLEMAALWRYWRHFNLVDAVPNPSKEQLVDVVQRHFMSQQMDELQVIVGFVQAAKRLKTVCD